From the genome of Nicotiana sylvestris chromosome 2, ASM39365v2, whole genome shotgun sequence, one region includes:
- the LOC104234779 gene encoding uncharacterized protein: MSSNKRKTDQDQIDHTTCHPYLCAKNSERNLRRRIAYKKMTPDKKATLLERCRTEYAAKKCRLSEISSANPSDQSHSSSESQRMIPGQAATFPEWTHLNTCGVLEYQPAIQLSFRSKTGSEL; this comes from the exons ATGTCTTCTAACAAAAGAAAGACGGATCAAGACCAAATTGATCACACGACATGCCATCCATATCTTTGTGCCAAAAATAGTGAAAGAAACCTTAGGCGACGTATCGCATACAAAAAAATGACACCTGATAAAAAGGCAACACTTCTAGAGCGATGCCGGACTGAATATGCTGCGAAAAAGTGTCGTCTTTCTGAAATTTCTTCCGCCAATCCTTCCGATCAAAGTCATTCTTCTTCCGAATCTCAAAGGATGATTCCAGGACAAGCTGCTACCTTCCCAGAATG GACACACCTTAACACATGTGGGGTGCTGGAATATCAACCAGCTATCCAGTTGTCCTTCCGTTCTAAAACGGGTTCCGAATTGTAA